From Asterias amurensis chromosome 3, ASM3211899v1, a single genomic window includes:
- the LOC139935385 gene encoding uncharacterized protein has product MNLLSSVYSQSWPAPDPNKQHHRGLQGKMTARSPRRTKNSSVSSSRIHQQKYGSSEQQGCHGKSILALQGRKSPRVASQQMAMTPSRHAGLDEGTYKWKTWTNYQEDCGSNSNDLTLYKITQDTFRKLSQQVQEVNAQISKFHNNGFKSYHMDGNVSPVIRATQLAASLPHQSPRISREPATDDMAPQCTSVQRANRRRPHSHSLTSNQRQSSLPQRPHSTTALYGRATSEFDQLTPKMIGALSDGKQRTLDQSQLGPFDIIANEAKPEILEVGEDQSDTDDEESEMPRHYRVRPPPDFDLPAEDMDIHDIRGRFQHRSSSAGKKKQEPYPEPLSEPYCYFDLLELSLLKEDWRHAVRTVPDGIEAQLIDRLIEMERLQIASAELERGVRVATPKRVMSAMQIRKGWNTAASVPTERAQSALARPRQSKNCSPACLQPLCSGTCETKQDSLAHGGCHHCKQEYCQGSCTEFGYHLHIRQPRDEEVNIPPPRPKSCKSCNSRTSSRKSTINNNTVILGRPKSAFATFSSAKQRSGKSKSISSEARSVSDQMAQLELSSTPDAGGDKPARPKTAPGSSRSKPRGRNSMLPGKSFTSQRRHSLTDDPISTSAAKMNPKHMRIKSAKLKSKQKKVSKR; this is encoded by the exons ATGAATCTTCTAAGCAGTGTGTATAGTCAGAGTTGGCCAGCACCAGATCCCAATAAACAACATCACAGGGGATTGCAGGG GAAAATGACTGCACGCTCTCCAAGAAGGACTAAGAACAGCTCCGTCAGCAGCAGCCGTATTCATCAACAGAAGTACGGCAGTAGTGAGCAGCAGGGTTGCCATGGTAAAAGCATATTGGCCTTACAGGGTCGGAAGTCTCCCAGGGTTGCTTCCCAACAGATGGCTATGACTCCATCTAGGCATGCTGGTCTAGATGAG GGAACTTACAAGTGGAAAACGTGGACGAATTACCAGGAAGACTGTGGAAGCAATAGCAATG atTTAACTCTATACAAAATAACCCAG GATACATTCAGAAAGCTTTCACAACAGGTCCAAGAGGTGAATGCACAGATAAGCAAGTTCCACAATAATGGATTCAAG AGCTATCACATGGATGGGAATGTTAGTCCAGTGATACGAGCTACCCAACTGGCTGCCAGCCTACCCCATCAATCTCCTAGAATTAGCAGGGAACCAGCTACAGATGACATGGCTCCTCAATGCACATCAGTTCAAAGGGCAAACAGAAG GCGACCCCACTCTCATTCCTTGACATCAAATCAAAGACAAAGCAGCCTTCCGCAAAGACCCCATTCTACCACAGCCCTCTACGGTAGAGCTACCAGTGAGTTTGACCAACTCACTCCAAAAATGATCGGTGCCCTCAGCGATGGGAAACAGAGAACCTTAGATCAATCTCAACTCGGTCCTTTTGATATCATTGCAAATGAAGCAAAGCCTGAAATCCTTGAAGTTGGAGAAGATCAAAGTGATACAGATGATGAAGAGAGTGAGATGCCACGTCATTACAGGGTAAGACCACCACCAGACTTTGACCTTCCTGCAGAGGATATGGATATTCATGACATCCGGGGTCGGTTCCAACACCGCAGCTCCAGTGCTGGGAAGAAGAAGCAGGAGCCTTACCCTGAGCCACTGAGTGAACCCTACTGTTATTTTGACTTGTTGGAGTTAAGTTTACTCAAAGAGGACTGGAGACATGCTGTCAGGACGGTCCCTGATGGCATTGAGGCACAACTTATCGATAGGTTAATTGAGATGGAGAGACTGCAGATTGCCAGTGCTGAATTGGAGAGAGGTGTACGAGTTGCTACACCCAAGAGAGTAATGTCAGCCATGCAGATCAGGAAGGGTTGGAACACAGCTGCTTCAGTTCCTACTGAGCGGGCACAGAGTGCTTTAGCGCGACCCAGACAGAGTAAGAATTGTTCCCCAGCCTGTCTGCAGCCACTCTGCTCAGGTACCTGTGAAACAAAACAAGACTCTCTAGCACATGGAGGTTGCCACCATTGTAAACAAGAATACTGTCAGGGCTCTTGTACTGAGTTTGGTTATCACCTACACATAAGGCAACCACGAGATGAGGAAGTGAACATTCCTCCACCACGACCCAAATCATGTAAGAGTTGTAATAGCAGGACTTCATCCCGGAAGTCAACAATCAACAATAACACAGTCATTCTAGGTCGTCCTAAATCAGCATTTGCAACCTTTAGCAGTGCAAAACAACGGTCTGGTAAATCAAAGTCAATATCATCAGAAGCCAGAAGTGTTTCAGATCAGATGGCTCAGCTAGAGCTATCTTCAACACCTGATGCCGGTGGGGACAAACCAGCAAGACCCAAGACAGCCCCAGGGAGCTCAAGGTCCAAGCCACGAGGGCGCAATTCAATGCTACCAGGAAAGAGTTTTACTTCTCAGAGGAGACACTCACTTACAGATGATCCAATCAGTACAAGTGCAGCTAAAATGAATCCAAAACACATGAGAATCAAGTCTGCAAAGCTCAAATCTAAACAAAAGAAAGTCTCAAAAAGGTAG